The Primulina eburnea isolate SZY01 chromosome 18, ASM2296580v1, whole genome shotgun sequence genome segment acatgctgatatgaatgtcattcatataaaatcatgaaatgcgagcctaatcatgtctagatgcgactcgactaaactctagggatcccggtgtgaataagacgatctatcacctaccctcccaatcggggtgacggtacgtcttattcctagacttcggcctgatctgtatccacgtctacaataggggggtgatcttcccctaagctgggatagaaccgaacgtctagaagtctgactgatctccagactgtcctatcttaatgcatgaatacaaaatctgtaaacaagcataataggaattgaatacaagttctaataaacatctaatgcaatgtaacatgatctgtaaacaaagcataacgagatttgcatataaacaaatctataataatacctatatcaagatataaacaataaaactcgtatgtgattttagttgggaaactcaaatgtgatctcatttgagtcgtgattccccaaaacaaagcatgtagtataccttccgtcgtagaattgctgtcacagtcgagaagatgaatctgcaatagaaaTGACTTTCTAACACTTCTAATTCTACTGAGACCTCGTAGGAATGATTCTAAACTGagacctcgcgcctctatttatagacaacgatcggaagatccgatctacttcggacgatccgatctgacatacttcggacgctccgaactcacttcggacgttccgaatcctgcatgtcttccacgtctctagccaactgtctcggatgatccgaactacgatcggtcgatccgaactattgcatgccatccatgtgtccagccacctggctcggacgctccgaactccgaacggacggtgcgaactctgatcgtacgttccgatcttGGTTCGGtgcttccggtctcaccgaaatataaatactccaatattctcgatgccggtcaatctaattctcaatagatatcaacactatcatattctcaatcataatccaatacagtacttctgtcctaacaagtcataatcatactgaaaatcatatatgatatcatttcttatttcttatggttatgtacaatcttcacaacatatttatgaattcgtacatgtcaatcattgctctgggcattacatttctccccctctaagacagaagttcgtcctcgaactgaagtaaccatacaaagtatctaaaacagtttgataatctaaaactgaatacatactcatatcatataaataactcggggtgtttctgcctcatgttttcttccgtttcccacgtcgcttcctcaatgccatgtcgactccactgaactttcacaagtggaatggtcttcgttctgagctgtttgtcctttcgatcaagaatctgtatcggtcgttctatatagctTAAGgtgtgatcaagttcagcttcgttcggttgaataacatgagaaacatctggcatatatctgcgtaacattgatacatgaaatacgtcatgtattccggataaggaaggaggaagagcaagtcgataagctcgatcgccaatcttttcaagaatttcgtaaggaccaatgtatcgaggagagagttttccgcgtttgccaaatcgaacaacgcctctaaatggagaaatctttaaaaacactctatctcccgcctcaaatactaacggtctacgtctgatattggcgtactttgcttgtcgatcttgtgctgtcttcattcgtttctgaatgatctttaccttctcagtcatgtcacgaatcatatctggcccaagttctggtacctctgaaatgtcatcccaatatagcggagatctgcacttcttgccatacaacgcttcaaacggtgccatctcaatgctcgtctgatagctgttattataagagaattcgcaaagaggtagagaatcttgccaactaatgccaaaatctagcacgacggctctcaacatatcctctaatgtctggatagtccgttctgactgtccgtctgtctgaggatggtaagcagtgctaaggtgtaaggtcgtacctaacgcctgctgtaaactgtgccagaagtgagaagtgaaccgtggatcacgatctgatacgatagacttcggcactccatgcaatctgactacctcacgaatataaatctccgccatctgatcctgtctatacgtcattctataagggatgaaacaagcagatttggtcaatctgtcaataatgacccaaatcgcatcgcaacctctggatgatcgaggtaacttcgtcacgaaatccatggaaatgtggtcccatttccattctggaatggataaactctgaagtaaaccccccggcttcttcctctcggccttcacctgttggcagttcaaacatttagacacaaattcggcaatgtctgacttcatttgtttccaccagaattgggtcttcaagtcattgtacatctttctgccaccaggatgaatgctgaaccgactacaatgtgcctctgtcagaatctgctgcctcaaatctgcaacatctggcacaactagacggttattcacgtacaacacatgatctcgtacctgatattctgatacatgccctgatctgaccatttggattgatctttgcacattctgatcagttctttgtgcttccttaatcctcataatcaaattgggctcaacttggatcgtaaagagtcgtagtggcttactatctgtatcaaattctaatccagacatacagcaattttcaactaacttgttaacacctatcgtcgataaggacaaagaacataccttacgactcaaggcatctgctgctgcatttgacttccctggataatatttgatttcacagtcaaagtctttcagaagatctagccatctacgttgcctcatattcaattctgattgagaaaataggtactttaagcttttgtgatcggaaaagatttcaaatttctcgccatagagataatgacgccaaatctttaatgcaaacacgatagccgccaattcaagatcatgaatggggtatcgaacttcatgtggcttcaattgtctcgaggcgtatgcgatcacatgacctcgctgcataagaacacatcccaaacctctatgagaagcatcacaatatacaacaaaatcacctgtacctgaaggtatcgtcaatactggagcactggtcagccttttcttcaattcaacaaagctagactcacactcctctgaccaaacaaatggtgcattcttttgtgttaattgagttattggttttgcaatactggagaaatctttgataaatcttctgtaatatccggctaagcccatgaaactgcgtatttctggtacagaagttggtctcgaccaactgatcacagcttccactttactcggatcaacagaaataccatctcccgaaatgatatgtcctaagaagacaactctattcaaccaaaactcacactttgacaatttagcatacagtcgctcgttcctcaacgtctgcaacacaattctgagatgctctgcatgctcatttctgttcttcgaatacaccaaaatgtcatcaatgaagacaatcacaaattcatctagatatctctgaaacacttggttcatcaagcccataaataccgcaggagcatttgttaaaccaaaaggcatgacaataaattcgtaatgtccatacctggttcgaaacgctgtctttggtatgtctatatctcgaactctgagctgatgataaccagaacgtaaatcaatcttagaatagaccgaggatccctgcaactgatcaaataggtcatcgatcctaggcaaaggatatttattcttgatcgttgccttgttcaactgccggtaatcgatacacaaccgcatcgacccatctttctttcgcacgaacagcaccggagcgccccaaggagatacactaggtctgatatatcccttggctagaagatcttctaattgtgctttcaattctttgagttcgatgggtgccatcctatatggagctctcgaaataggtacggtacctggcgcaagttcaatgctgaaatctatctcacgaaccggaggtaatcctgggatctcatctggaaaaatatctggaaattcccgtactactggcagatctgtcaatgccgggctcgacttctgcatatctacagcataaacaaagaaaccatccgctcctttctgtaacagtctgttcatagtaagagccgaaatcaagggaatccgagatctggaacccttcccgtagaatttccactcgtctgtcatctcgggtctgaatctgacaatcttgtggaaacaatccacggtggctctgtacttcgttagcatgtcaataccgactatacaatcaaaatcagctagacccaacactatacaatctaggtcaatctcatgcccctcaaactgtagaatgcaatgtctaaccgtagttacagatattaatccacttcccaacggagaattaatagacacaacgtctaacaaagactcaacaggcaatgaatgcaacaatgcaaatcgttctgagatgaatgtatgcgatgcacctgtatctatcaagatataagcaggataaccataaaggagacagttacctgctataacatcatctggtgcatcttgtgcttgctcctctgtcaacgcaaacacttgggcctgttgcctcggaggttgagtcacagtctgactacctcggcctctgggtggagtcggtgctggtggaggctgaaaagagtgaaccgacgatgcctgccgctcaaactgaggtactgaaccggatgctcttccactctggccttgctgtacacctctctgtggacagactttggcaaaatgccctggtTGCCTGCAATAGTTGCATCTCCCTGTCACCCCTtgacactgttcagtcgcatgctttcctccacaggaactgcaataaccaccgataaaccttgaactttgatcaaaaccactctgttttgatccgctggagctcgacgaactactccctggtcttttaaactgtttccccttcgccttcagctgttctttgcgtccactaccactaccaccactttcgactcgaggaggaggaatctgggatggaggtagtggcggtctcggactcggtgcaacatacggagcactccgttgtctaagcaatcctgcttcagctcctttggcacgattcaatgcatccgagaagttatcgggtctcccagtattgactaacgtaaagatatctggattcaggccatttataaactgatctgccatggcctcgtcatttcctgaaacatggggtgcaaaacgaagcaaagaagagaatttagcaacgtactcctcaatgttcaatggtccttgcctcaggtttgcgaattcagcgcctttatctttacggtaggatacagggaagaatcgctgataaaactcggtcttgaataccttccaagaaatttcggtaccccgctgctctaaagctctcctaatgttcaaccaccaattctttgctatatcttgcaattgatggccaattagcttgatcctcttctcatcactgtactccaacgagtcgaatagcatctcaatatcttcaagccaactttcgcactcgatggcattctcggtaccttttaaagtgggaggtcgaaaggattggaatcgcttcagcaacgtctccataggggtcgccgtaacatccatagaatctccggatgtactcccctgctctggcgctgctggtcgtagaggtacggctgctcttctaggaggcatatctaataatccaactgattagtaaacaaggtatacaactgtctcagccatcatctagtcagttacctctgatctagaatcggttctgattcagtcaatcacatgctgaaattaatcaaataccaaacatgtaataagaaagcaataatcatgctagcacatcatcaagcaaggaagaagactcgatctaccccgctcattctatcctatttcagtctaacggaactatcggctctgataccacctgttgtggggacccgggctctaaatctttttcttggaattaaatggattgttattaaaaacgtgggtcaatttttcgcttttatatttaaatcaaaatgtaactagacaagcacaagttctttatttaatttacaacatacaaacataaaatctatgtcctgttccgtatgtcctcaactcaccagtaataaaatacagtacataacaaaagacaactactggtccgtctgctacgcccgagatctccacgctaacacgatcatctctgtctcgacccaaatcctgccccacctgttgttatgcacacatacagacataacaacagccggaaaaccggtgagaacacatcccagtataaacatgtgaacatgcatataaatactataaaacatgaaacatgctgatatgaatgtcattcatataaaatcatgaaatgcgagcctaatcatgtctagatgcgactcgactaaactctagggatcccggtgtgaataagacgatctatcacctaccctcccaatcggggtgacggtacgtcttattcctagacttcggcctgatctgtatccacgtctacaataggggggtgatcttcccctaagctgggatagaaccgaacgtctagaagtctgactgatctccagactgtcctatcttaatgcatgaatacaaaatctgtaaacaagcataataggaattgaatacaagttctaataaacatctaatgcaatgtaacatgatctgtaaacaaagcataacgagatttgcatataaacaaatctataataatacctatatcaagatataaacaataaaactcgtatgtgattttagttgggaaactcaaatgtgatctcatttgagtcgtgattccccaaaacaaagcatgtagtataccttccgtcgtagaattgctgtcacagtcgagaagatgaatctgcaatagaaaTGACTTTCTAACACTTCTAATTCTACTGAGACCTCGTAGGAATGATTCTAAACTGagacctcgcgcctctatttatagacaacgatcggaagatccgatctacttcggacgatccgatctgacatacttcggacgctccgaactcacttcggacgttccgaatcctgcatgtcttccacgtctctagccaactgtctcggatgatccgaactacgatcggtcgatccgaactattgcatgccatccatgtgtccagccacctggctcggacgctccgaactccgaacggacggtgcgaactctgatcgtacgttccgatcttGGTTCGGtgcttccggtctcaccgaaatataaatactccaatattctcgatgccggtcaatctaattctcaatagatatcaacactatcatattctcaatcataatccaatacagtacttctgtcctaacaagtcataatcatactgaaaatcatatatgatatcatttcttatttcttatggttatgtacaatcttcacaacatatttatgaattcgtacatgtcaatcattgctctgggcattacaatGCCTATCTTGCCAAATGATAAAGGCTGAACATCAAATACCAGCAGGTCTTTTGCAACCAATTCCTataccagaatggaaatgggaacaaaTAACTATGGACTTTGTGATCGGATTACCCCAGATCCCAGGATGTTTTAATAGTATATGGGTAATCGTTGATCGCTTGAcaaagtcagcacatttcatacCCGTAAGTCACAAATATGGGGTGGAACAACTGGCTGAACTCTATCAGAAGAAAATTATACGATTACATGGTATCCCCACTACCAtagtatctgatagagatccgaaGTTTACGTCAAGATAATGGAAAAATCTTCAGGAATGCCTCGGTACCAAATTAAATTTTAGCACAACAGCACATCcgcaaaccgatggtcagtctgaacGAACCATTCAAATATTGGAAGACATGCTTCGCGCATGTGTGCTGGATTTTGGGCCAAACTGCGTAAAACATTTGCCTCTAGttgaattttcatacaacaatagttatcaatcctcaataaaaatggCCCCATATGAAGCATTATATGGAAGAAAATTTCGCTCTCCTCTTAACTGGGATATGGATGAATGGAGAGGCACAAAGAATGGACAAGAACGAGCAATCAGGCCTGACATTATAAAAGAAGCTATCGACAAAATACAACTTATCAGGCAACGAATAGAAACAGCTCAAAGTCGACAAAAGAGTTATGTAGATAAGAGGcggaaatatttgaaatttgaagtTGGAGATTTCGTATTACTAAAAGTATCACCAAGAAAAGGAATCAAGCGTACTGGAAAGAAGGGAAAGTTACATCCTCGATTTGTTGGACCCTTTGAAGTGATAGAACGAATAGGCACTATGGCTTATCGTCTATCTCTACCCGAAAATATCTCTGGTATACATAACGTATTCCACGTATCACAATTAAGGAAATGCAAAGTAAACTCAGCCCAATTGATTGACCACCAACAGATAGATCTGGAAGAAAATCTAACATATGAAGAACAACCTGTGAATATTTTGGACCAAAGAATAAAGGAACTTCGTGGTCGACCAATTCAGTTGATAAAAGTCTTATGGAAAAACCACAACATTGAAGAAGCAACGTGGGAAAGAGAGAAAGATATGAGATGTCAATATCCTCATTCATTCCAATAAATCCTAAATCTGGGGACTAGATTTTTAAAGGAGGGGATATTGTGACACCCTAAAAACAAAGGTGCATAAATGCATTtttattagtataaattttactatttttcacttttaaaattttatcatattatttttcggtacaaattttatttgtccatagtatctagaaatacattaaaatacatcaaaatacacttaaaaattcatcaagcactATGAGGTTCTTAttccaaaatcaaatacccaaaatataataaaatattataattaaactcAATATATATGTTAAGTAATTAAGTACAATAATTATAAGATAATTTATAATTAGGTTCAATACATCGGTTTAATAATTAGATAcacgaatataataatattaagtttggataaacataacattttttctatttaataaaaaaattaaataaataaataataaaaaataaaaataataataaattaataaggaTAAGCACGGAATTTCTCTATATACCTGAACACTTGATTTCAAAATAAACCAAGAAGACACCAgccaagaaagaaagaaacggaaagggaagaagaaaaagaaaaagggaGAAAAGGGAGAAAAAATAGAAGGAAAAGCTATACCTTTTCCGAAAAATCccaataaatcaccaactattCACCTCATATCATAAAACAATATAGCGCTGGAGGTGGCGTAAGAAGATCGACCGGAAACAAGGAAATCCAACAAAGACATTCCGTAAAACGGCAACGGTATCCCGTATTCAGCCTAGGTACTTTTCGCTTATTTTTCTTATAGCTACACACCAAACTAGAGGTTGGCTTGAATAACAAAGTTGTacctcttgttgcatagatgaggCACATACCGCCCGTCATCCCAAAATATTGTCGGAACTAACATTTTCGGAATGCCggagtgtaatagccgagcccggtgtacggtacggtttaagctttacttgttatttgggttttatgattagatgtttagagttgtgttttgggccatagtattattggttattgttttattgagatattagttggtgttgattgttcgtttcagcgtttcggatcgattttagtggctttattactgttcattgccgtagcaagagtgcacccgcgctcttagaggagtgcccccgcggtgtactattcatcattttggttttggaaggccgtggcatgaccgcacccgcggcagtgcaaggaccgcacccgcggtgttcgtgcatgggattttttgttggaatgccgtgagcttagcgcacccgcggtgcttgtgtgaccgcacccgcggtgtaagtatgggcgagatatttagttgctttttgggagttgttggccattccataccttatctcttatcttcttttcgagatttcctctctagcgcaagggttttctccattttcaattgcttcctacctttgattcttggctttgtttggattttcgactAGAGATCggcgttctccgtggtataaggaagcttaggtaagtttttggtgcgattctattaatgttttgagttaagggttgacttgggcttgatgtttgagttggttaatggattatttgacttggatTCTTGGTTTTagacttgatattggtgttgtttatggattattgttgtaggtggtgtaccaagagcttatttgaggtgttctattgggttgtaagtggaatttcatccctttgctcacatgatattatatgtattgtgttttaaaagtttcaaagtgttattcccttctattgatccattgttatgtat includes the following:
- the LOC140819114 gene encoding uncharacterized protein, producing the protein MAPYEALYGRKFRSPLNWDMDEWRGTKNGQERAIRPDIIKEAIDKIQLIRQRIETAQSRQKSYVDKRRKYLKFEVGDFVLLKVSPRKGIKRTGKKGKLHPRFVGPFEVIERIGTMAYRLSLPENISGIHNVFHVSQLRKCKVNSAQLIDHQQIDLEENLTYEEQPVNILDQRIKELRGRPIQLIKVLWKNHNIEEATWEREKDMRCQYPHSFQ